The following are encoded together in the Candidatus Omnitrophota bacterium genome:
- the rfaE1 gene encoding D-glycero-beta-D-manno-heptose-7-phosphate kinase — protein MSRFNNIITKFKGKNILVVGDLILDEYIRGSVSRISPEAPVPIVLQQGKSAYQPGGAANVANNLSSLGAKVSLVGKIGADAQGRVLLSELKKQKINTKGIVTDKTGVTSLKTRIIAHHQQVLRLDREKAVGPENFHIEDKILGFIKSNIKLFDAVILSDYGKGVITSNVVGKICSLAIQKKKIITVDPKVEHFGFYNGVTSITPNKKETENAIRNIKLTQNAGRRLAVYSDTLKTDEDIDLAGLELLKFLNLQSLLITLGEQGMRIFERGKKPVHINTKAREVFDVTGAGDTVISVFTLSLTAGASKLEAAHLANYAAGIVVGKMGAVVVTKEELLSAVKHHED, from the coding sequence ATGAGCCGTTTCAATAACATAATTACGAAATTTAAAGGGAAAAATATCCTCGTTGTTGGTGATCTTATCTTAGACGAGTATATCCGCGGCAGCGTTTCACGCATTTCTCCGGAAGCGCCTGTCCCCATCGTGCTTCAACAGGGAAAATCTGCTTATCAGCCTGGTGGTGCGGCCAATGTCGCCAATAATTTAAGTAGTTTGGGAGCCAAAGTATCTTTGGTGGGGAAAATTGGCGCAGACGCGCAAGGGCGCGTTCTTTTAAGTGAGCTTAAAAAACAAAAGATAAACACCAAGGGTATTGTAACGGATAAAACCGGTGTTACATCACTTAAAACAAGGATCATTGCCCATCATCAGCAAGTTCTTCGGTTAGATAGGGAAAAAGCGGTTGGCCCAGAAAATTTTCACATCGAAGACAAAATACTAGGATTTATTAAGTCCAATATCAAGCTTTTTGACGCCGTGATCCTTTCCGATTATGGTAAGGGCGTTATTACCTCTAATGTCGTCGGGAAAATTTGTTCTTTAGCCATTCAAAAAAAGAAAATTATCACTGTTGACCCCAAGGTTGAACATTTTGGTTTTTATAACGGTGTAACCTCAATTACTCCCAATAAAAAAGAAACAGAAAATGCGATTCGTAATATTAAACTGACGCAAAATGCCGGACGGCGCCTGGCGGTCTATAGCGATACATTAAAGACGGATGAAGATATTGATCTCGCCGGCCTAGAACTTTTAAAATTTTTAAATCTGCAATCACTATTAATTACGCTTGGCGAACAAGGAATGCGTATTTTTGAAAGAGGAAAAAAACCCGTTCATATTAATACAAAAGCCAGAGAAGTTTTTGATGTGACTGGTGCCGGGGACACGGTTATTTCGGTTTTTACGCTAAGTTTAACCGCGGGCGCCAGCAAATTAGAAGCCGCGCATTTGGCCAATTATGCCGCCGGTATTGTGGTCGGAAAAATGGGTGCCGTTGTTGTTACTAAAGAAGAATTACTATCTGCTGTTAAGCATCACGAGGATTAA
- the clpP gene encoding ATP-dependent Clp endopeptidase proteolytic subunit ClpP encodes MDEKMQMLVPIVVEKSGHGERAYDIYSRLLKDRIVFIGTAIDDVVANLIIAQLLFLQSEDATKDINVYINSPGGSVTAGLAIYDTMQFVKPDVCTYCMGQAASMGAVLLTAGTKGKRYALPYSRMMIHQPWGGVQGAASDISIQAQEIMRLKEDLNSILAKHTGQSLDKVKKDSDRDYFMSSQEAKAYGLIDEVIINPKKA; translated from the coding sequence ATGGATGAAAAAATGCAAATGTTAGTTCCTATTGTGGTGGAAAAAAGCGGGCACGGCGAACGCGCGTATGATATTTATTCTCGATTGCTCAAAGACAGAATTGTTTTTATCGGAACGGCCATTGACGATGTTGTCGCTAATTTGATCATTGCTCAACTGCTTTTCTTGCAGTCGGAAGACGCAACAAAAGATATCAATGTTTACATTAATTCTCCGGGCGGATCGGTGACGGCAGGCTTGGCTATCTATGATACGATGCAATTTGTAAAACCCGATGTTTGTACGTATTGTATGGGGCAAGCCGCCAGTATGGGCGCGGTTTTGCTAACAGCCGGAACAAAAGGAAAGCGCTATGCTTTACCGTATTCGCGTATGATGATCCATCAGCCCTGGGGCGGCGTTCAGGGTGCGGCGAGTGATATTTCTATTCAAGCCCAAGAGATCATGCGGCTTAAAGAGGATCTTAATTCGATCTTAGCAAAACATACCGGACAGTCTTTGGACAAGGTCAAGAAAGATTCCGACCGAGATTATTTTATGTCGTCGCAGGAAGCCAAAGCGTATGGTCTTATCGACGAAGTGATCATCAATCCAAAGAAAGCATAA
- the waaF gene encoding lipopolysaccharide heptosyltransferase II — protein sequence MKTYRNILVVRTDRVGDVVLTTPSLEALRKAFPSSKISILVAPQTREIVEGNPHIDEIIVDDRKGLQKGFWRFWKLVLFLRRKKFDLAIIFHTKRRTNFLCFHAGIPHRLGYKNKKGGFLLTQGVEDKRIEGTRHEAQYCLDLLRFIGVEPVDLKLSIVVSEGSVRWADDFLKKQGIEKGELIAIHPGASCISKRWPAQRFANVIDQVVSKYGAKVVLVGDQDTKKISQKILSCVHSSVIDLTGQTSIGQLAALFKKCRLLISNDSGPVHVACAVGLPVISIFGRNQAGLSPTRWKPLGPKDIVLHKEVGCEICLAHNCRIDFECLKALQPGDVLEAVDAQFKL from the coding sequence ATGAAAACCTACCGCAATATCCTTGTTGTGCGCACCGACCGGGTCGGAGACGTTGTATTGACAACTCCGTCCTTGGAGGCCCTGCGTAAGGCTTTTCCGAGTTCAAAAATTTCCATTTTAGTTGCGCCGCAGACCCGAGAGATCGTTGAAGGAAATCCCCATATTGATGAGATCATTGTCGATGACCGCAAAGGCCTTCAAAAAGGTTTTTGGAGATTTTGGAAGCTTGTTTTATTTTTGCGCCGGAAGAAATTCGACCTAGCCATCATTTTTCATACAAAAAGACGGACCAATTTTTTATGTTTTCATGCCGGAATTCCTCATCGCCTAGGATATAAAAATAAAAAAGGCGGATTTTTGTTAACGCAGGGCGTTGAAGATAAAAGAATTGAAGGCACGCGCCATGAGGCTCAGTATTGCCTTGATCTTTTGCGGTTTATCGGTGTTGAACCGGTCGATCTTAAGCTCTCGATTGTCGTGTCGGAGGGATCGGTGCGCTGGGCAGATGACTTTTTGAAGAAACAAGGTATTGAAAAAGGTGAGCTGATCGCTATCCATCCCGGGGCAAGTTGTATTTCTAAGCGTTGGCCGGCACAGAGATTTGCGAATGTGATCGATCAAGTTGTTTCAAAATATGGCGCAAAAGTTGTGCTGGTCGGCGATCAGGATACAAAAAAAATTTCACAAAAGATTCTTTCTTGCGTTCATTCTTCCGTCATTGACCTAACAGGCCAGACGTCGATCGGCCAGCTTGCTGCATTGTTTAAAAAGTGCCGTCTTTTGATCTCGAATGATTCCGGGCCGGTTCACGTGGCTTGCGCAGTCGGTTTGCCGGTTATTTCTATTTTTGGCCGTAACCAGGCCGGCTTAAGCCCAACCCGCTGGAAACCCTTAGGTCCTAAGGATATTGTTTTACACAAAGAAGTTGGTTGTGAAATTTGTCTTGCGCATAACTGCCGCATTGATTTTGAATGCCTGAAAGCACTTCAGCCTGGAGACGTTTTGGAAGCTGTTGACGCCCAATTTAAACTGTGA
- the lptC gene encoding LPS export ABC transporter periplasmic protein LptC, producing MTKKILVTFFIFLLSGMIIHAEETPQQFEGFDLVGYSEGNKKAWDIKGDTADMIGSMIKLTNIVANAYGDEQMHLTAQRGNLDRVSGQMHLEDDVVITTEGGAKMTTDSLDWHRDKDLVKTKDDVVLTQEGMTATGTGVEGHPGLKTAQMEKDVTVTVNTEPKGAGRTITITCDGPLEIEYESQKAVFNNNVVAIDAGRKLMADKIELFFDNVSRQIKEMICTGNVSIIQGENTTYSEKAIYNAQQQKLTLVGQPKLILFTEGEGFGDMLGGEGTKDILPGQESDVSSGN from the coding sequence ATGACGAAAAAAATCCTTGTCACGTTTTTCATTTTTCTTCTAAGCGGCATGATCATTCATGCGGAAGAAACTCCTCAGCAATTTGAAGGATTTGATCTGGTCGGCTATTCCGAAGGCAACAAAAAGGCCTGGGATATTAAAGGCGATACGGCGGATATGATCGGCAGCATGATCAAGTTGACGAATATCGTTGCCAATGCTTATGGGGATGAGCAGATGCATTTAACAGCTCAAAGGGGAAATTTGGATAGGGTGAGCGGCCAAATGCATTTGGAAGATGATGTCGTGATCACCACCGAAGGCGGCGCTAAGATGACAACGGATTCTTTGGACTGGCACCGGGATAAAGATTTGGTGAAGACGAAAGATGACGTTGTTTTAACGCAGGAAGGAATGACGGCGACGGGCACGGGCGTTGAAGGGCATCCTGGTTTGAAGACAGCTCAGATGGAAAAGGATGTTACGGTAACAGTTAACACCGAGCCCAAAGGCGCCGGACGGACGATCACCATCACCTGTGATGGGCCGTTGGAAATTGAATACGAAAGCCAGAAGGCTGTCTTTAATAATAATGTCGTTGCCATTGATGCGGGCCGCAAATTAATGGCGGACAAAATCGAATTATTCTTTGATAATGTTTCAAGACAGATCAAAGAAATGATTTGTACCGGGAATGTTTCCATTATTCAGGGAGAAAATACGACGTATTCCGAGAAAGCTATTTATAACGCGCAGCAGCAAAAGCTGACCTTAGTGGGCCAGCCGAAACTTATTTTATTTACTGAAGGAGAAGGTTTCGGCGATATGCTGGGCGGCGAGGGAACAAAGGATATTCTTCCCGGACAGGAATCTGATGTATCTTCTGGAAACTAA
- a CDS encoding alanine--glyoxylate aminotransferase family protein: MKRNLLLTPGPTQLPPQVCEALGKPIIHHRTPQFQSILKEATEGLKYIFQTQNDVFILTSSGTGAMEAAVCNLLSIGDKAITVEAGKFGERWTELCKVYGVDAKVMKVEWGKAVSAKEIEKVLSENKDIKAVFVTLCETSTAAATDIKALGEVVKKTGAVLVVDAISGLGVTDLQTDNWSVDVVVTGSQKGLMLPPGLAFISVSKKAWELIEKSKTPKYYFSLKKAKKAWDQTDTPFTPAIGIIIALNESLKLMRGVGIEKLFVYYAKMAKAAREAAKALGLTIFPDESCVSSVVTAVNIPSGIDGKKLVKQMRDTHGITVAGGQAELEGKIFRISHMGCVDEYDVLSGISCLEKVLKEMGYKFELGAGVAAAQKVLNS; this comes from the coding sequence ATGAAACGCAATCTTCTCTTGACCCCGGGCCCCACACAACTTCCTCCTCAGGTTTGCGAAGCATTAGGAAAACCGATCATTCATCATCGCACGCCGCAGTTCCAAAGTATCCTAAAGGAGGCAACGGAAGGGCTTAAATATATTTTTCAAACCCAAAATGATGTTTTTATTTTAACATCGTCGGGAACAGGGGCTATGGAAGCGGCGGTTTGTAATTTACTTTCGATCGGCGATAAAGCCATTACCGTAGAAGCCGGAAAATTCGGCGAACGCTGGACCGAGCTTTGCAAGGTTTATGGCGTTGACGCAAAAGTCATGAAAGTCGAGTGGGGTAAGGCTGTTTCGGCTAAGGAAATTGAAAAGGTTTTATCTGAAAATAAAGACATTAAAGCGGTTTTTGTCACGTTATGCGAAACATCAACCGCCGCCGCGACCGATATCAAAGCGCTTGGGGAAGTTGTGAAGAAAACCGGCGCGGTTTTAGTGGTTGATGCTATCAGCGGACTTGGCGTTACCGATTTGCAGACAGATAATTGGTCAGTGGATGTTGTGGTGACCGGTTCGCAAAAAGGATTGATGCTTCCGCCGGGCTTGGCGTTTATCAGCGTGAGCAAAAAGGCTTGGGAGTTGATCGAAAAATCTAAGACACCAAAGTATTATTTCAGTTTAAAGAAAGCTAAAAAAGCCTGGGATCAAACCGATACGCCGTTTACGCCGGCCATTGGCATCATCATCGCTTTAAATGAAAGTTTAAAGTTGATGCGCGGTGTTGGCATCGAAAAGTTATTCGTTTATTATGCGAAAATGGCAAAAGCCGCCCGCGAAGCCGCTAAGGCATTGGGCTTAACGATTTTTCCGGATGAATCTTGTGTGTCCAGTGTTGTGACCGCTGTTAATATTCCGTCCGGTATCGATGGGAAAAAGCTGGTCAAGCAAATGCGCGATACCCATGGCATTACGGTTGCCGGAGGCCAAGCGGAGTTGGAGGGAAAGATTTTTCGCATCTCCCATATGGGCTGCGTGGACGAATATGATGTCTTAAGCGGGATCTCGTGCTTGGAGAAAGTCTTAAAAGAAATGGGCTATAAATTTGAATTAGGAGCCGGCGTTGCGGCGGCACAAAAGGTATTAAATTCTTAA
- the kdsB gene encoding 3-deoxy-manno-octulosonate cytidylyltransferase, whose protein sequence is MKVIGVIPARYGSTRLEAKVLIKMAGKPMIWHVWNRAKQSKLLNDVIIACDDERVRKAAVEFGANAVLTSKDHTSGSDRIAEVVNPLDVDIVVNIQGDEPLIHPSMIDDLVRLLLDDKECVMGTVIKPLTDEAQLADPNIVKAIIDKNKYAIYFSRSTIPYNRNKIPIGEIGYYKHLGIYGYRKEFLFTFKNLPKSRLEKAEQLEQLRALEAGYKIKTVETKFDTISVDVQEDVVRVEEFLKSQRLS, encoded by the coding sequence ATGAAAGTTATAGGCGTTATTCCGGCGCGTTACGGTTCGACGAGATTGGAAGCTAAGGTGTTGATCAAGATGGCCGGCAAGCCTATGATCTGGCATGTCTGGAATAGAGCCAAACAAAGCAAGCTTCTTAATGATGTTATTATCGCCTGTGACGACGAACGCGTTCGAAAAGCCGCCGTCGAATTTGGCGCCAACGCCGTCTTAACATCTAAAGACCACACCTCCGGCTCTGACCGCATCGCCGAAGTCGTGAATCCTTTGGATGTTGACATTGTGGTGAACATCCAAGGCGATGAGCCCTTGATCCATCCGAGCATGATCGATGATCTGGTGCGACTTTTGCTAGATGATAAAGAGTGTGTTATGGGAACCGTGATCAAGCCTCTGACGGATGAAGCCCAATTAGCCGACCCTAACATTGTCAAAGCCATTATTGATAAGAATAAATACGCTATTTATTTTTCGCGCTCAACCATTCCGTATAATCGAAATAAAATTCCCATCGGAGAAATTGGGTATTATAAACATTTAGGAATTTACGGTTATCGTAAAGAATTTTTATTTACCTTTAAGAATTTGCCAAAATCCCGTTTAGAAAAGGCCGAACAGCTTGAACAGTTGCGCGCCTTAGAAGCCGGCTACAAGATCAAAACCGTGGAAACAAAATTTGATACGATCAGCGTTGATGTTCAGGAAGACGTTGTCCGCGTCGAGGAATTCCTTAAAAGTCAGAGGCTGTCATGA
- a CDS encoding KpsF/GutQ family sugar-phosphate isomerase, translating to MSIQRARQVIYTEAKAIVGLARRIDKNFLSAVDLIFKCRGRVIVTGMGKTGIIGRKIAATLSSTGTPSMWMHSAEALHGDLGQVTRNDCLILISHSGETEETKRLLPAIKKIGAKSIAITGNPKSNLAKYSDVVLNVAVQKEGCPLGLAPMASTTATLVMGDCLAACLIDRKGFKKEDFAFYHPGGSLGQRLLLKVEDIMRAKNNYPKVRENTIVNDVLLAITRARCGSACVVDQKGVLVGLFTDGDLRRHLKTDPLLSLRKVKDVMTKNPITIQKEKLATEAFRILQDKRIDELPVVDRARRSVGLLDVQDLLKAGLV from the coding sequence ATGTCAATACAAAGAGCCAGACAAGTTATTTATACTGAAGCGAAAGCTATTGTGGGCCTTGCGCGGCGCATTGACAAAAATTTCTTGAGCGCGGTTGACCTGATCTTCAAATGCCGCGGGCGGGTCATTGTGACCGGTATGGGAAAAACCGGTATCATTGGCCGGAAAATCGCCGCCACGCTTTCCTCGACGGGAACTCCCAGTATGTGGATGCACAGCGCCGAAGCTTTGCATGGTGATTTGGGGCAGGTGACAAGAAACGATTGCCTCATTCTTATTTCCCATAGCGGAGAAACCGAAGAAACAAAAAGGCTTTTACCGGCGATCAAAAAGATCGGGGCAAAATCAATTGCCATTACCGGAAATCCGAAATCAAATTTAGCGAAATATAGTGATGTTGTCTTAAACGTTGCCGTCCAAAAAGAAGGCTGTCCTTTAGGGCTTGCGCCGATGGCATCCACCACGGCCACACTTGTCATGGGAGATTGTTTGGCGGCTTGCCTTATTGACCGCAAAGGATTTAAAAAGGAAGATTTTGCTTTCTATCATCCTGGCGGAAGTTTAGGTCAAAGGCTTTTGCTGAAAGTTGAAGACATTATGCGCGCAAAAAATAATTATCCAAAAGTACGGGAAAATACGATTGTGAATGATGTCTTGTTGGCGATTACGCGCGCCCGTTGCGGATCGGCATGCGTGGTTGATCAAAAAGGTGTTTTAGTGGGGCTTTTTACTGATGGAGATTTGCGGCGGCATTTAAAGACCGACCCTTTATTGTCTTTACGCAAGGTTAAAGATGTGATGACGAAAAATCCGATCACTATTCAAAAAGAAAAGCTTGCCACTGAGGCTTTTCGAATTCTGCAAGATAAAAGGATCGACGAACTTCCCGTTGTTGACCGCGCCAGAAGATCTGTTGGGCTTCTGGATGTTCAAGATCTGCTAAAAGCCGGATTGGTTTAA
- a CDS encoding HAD hydrolase family protein: MDKRIKKIKVLALDVDGILTDGRIIFDSRGTETKFFDVQDGFGLVLFKRLGYKTAIITARASKVVALRAKDLNIDKVYQDAYPKMDAYKKMLRHFGVKDNQVCFVGDDLPDLPVLKKVGFAVTVPNGVAEVKKAAHYVTKKSGGKGAVREVIELILKTQGRWPDVLKRYQS; the protein is encoded by the coding sequence ATGGACAAACGTATTAAAAAGATCAAAGTTCTAGCTTTGGACGTGGACGGTATTCTAACCGATGGGCGTATCATTTTCGATAGCCGGGGCACAGAAACAAAATTCTTTGATGTTCAAGACGGGTTTGGTTTAGTTTTATTCAAAAGGCTAGGGTATAAAACAGCCATTATCACGGCGCGCGCGTCAAAGGTTGTTGCACTTCGCGCTAAAGATTTGAATATTGATAAAGTTTATCAGGATGCGTATCCGAAAATGGATGCGTATAAAAAAATGTTGCGTCACTTTGGCGTAAAAGATAATCAAGTTTGTTTTGTCGGGGACGACCTGCCGGATCTGCCGGTTTTAAAAAAAGTTGGTTTTGCGGTCACTGTTCCTAACGGCGTTGCGGAAGTAAAAAAGGCAGCGCATTATGTTACGAAAAAATCCGGCGGCAAAGGAGCTGTTCGGGAAGTGATCGAGTTGATCCTGAAAACTCAAGGCCGATGGCCGGATGTTTTAAAGCGGTATCAATCATGA
- the lptB gene encoding LPS export ABC transporter ATP-binding protein, translating to MYLLETKNLVKTYGGRRVVDGLSITVRRSEIVGLLGPNGAGKTTTFYMAVGIITPDEGQIIFDQADITKKAIHERCHLGIGYLAQEPSVFRKLTVKENIMAILETLNISPRERKKRLEALLEELNIAHLANSKAYTLSGGERRRLEITRALVTNPSFILLDEPFSGIDPIVVAEAQEIIRELKNKGLGILLTDHNVRETLSITDRAYLIADGKVLISGTAEQLINDPGARKIYLGEKFTM from the coding sequence ATGTATCTTCTGGAAACTAAAAATTTAGTTAAAACATACGGCGGACGCCGGGTTGTTGACGGGCTTAGCATTACGGTACGCCGCTCTGAGATCGTCGGGCTTTTAGGGCCCAATGGCGCCGGAAAGACAACAACCTTTTATATGGCTGTCGGGATCATTACGCCCGATGAAGGGCAGATCATTTTTGACCAGGCGGATATTACCAAAAAAGCAATTCACGAACGATGTCATTTAGGGATAGGTTATTTGGCGCAGGAACCATCTGTCTTTCGCAAGCTAACGGTTAAAGAAAATATCATGGCCATTTTAGAAACGCTCAACATCAGCCCTCGCGAGCGCAAGAAAAGATTAGAAGCGCTTTTAGAAGAACTGAATATCGCGCATCTTGCCAATAGCAAGGCGTACACGCTTTCCGGCGGAGAAAGACGGCGCTTGGAGATCACGCGTGCTTTAGTGACCAATCCGTCATTTATCCTGTTGGATGAGCCTTTTTCCGGCATTGATCCGATCGTGGTGGCGGAAGCGCAAGAGATCATCCGGGAATTAAAGAACAAGGGGCTGGGGATTCTTTTGACGGACCATAATGTGCGGGAAACACTTTCCATCACGGATCGTGCATATTTGATCGCCGATGGAAAAGTTTTAATTTCAGGGACAGCGGAACAATTGATCAATGATCCGGGTGCCAGAAAGATCTATTTAGGCGAAAAATTTACGATGTAA
- a CDS encoding trigger factor, producing MKVEVKKIDATRRELKFQISKDRVSKKLEEIYVDIGKEAKIKGFRPGKAPRHLIESNYSKLAQEETLKKIIPEVYREAVENEKLAPIDLPEIEDVSFKDGTVSFTAKLDIKPDVKIKDYKGIPIQKKSSAVTEEEIAKTFEFFKKGQGKEKELTIDDEFARGLGYVGLDDFKNSLKRQMEVDKDRQNRLDVENQVVEYLLKNAQLSVPQTAVKKQVDYRLSENRRHFEQHGQKKEDIDKKLDEMRKDLEAVSEKDVKVYFILDKIAELENISVTENENAFHKVMGFLLKEAKWEGEK from the coding sequence ATGAAAGTCGAAGTAAAGAAGATTGACGCGACCAGACGCGAATTAAAGTTCCAAATTTCTAAAGATCGTGTTTCAAAAAAACTCGAAGAAATTTATGTGGATATCGGCAAAGAAGCCAAGATCAAAGGCTTTCGCCCGGGAAAAGCTCCTCGTCATTTGATCGAATCTAATTATAGCAAGCTGGCCCAAGAAGAAACTTTAAAAAAGATCATCCCCGAGGTTTATCGTGAAGCGGTTGAAAACGAAAAGCTTGCCCCTATTGATCTTCCGGAGATCGAAGATGTTTCTTTTAAAGACGGGACCGTTTCTTTTACGGCAAAATTAGATATTAAGCCTGATGTAAAGATCAAAGATTATAAGGGTATTCCTATTCAAAAGAAAAGTTCCGCCGTGACCGAAGAAGAGATCGCTAAAACTTTTGAATTCTTTAAAAAAGGGCAAGGCAAAGAAAAAGAGCTAACCATTGATGATGAGTTTGCGCGGGGCTTAGGCTACGTTGGCCTTGACGATTTTAAAAATTCTTTAAAACGCCAAATGGAAGTTGATAAAGACCGGCAAAACCGTTTGGATGTAGAAAATCAAGTCGTTGAATATTTGCTAAAAAACGCGCAGCTTTCTGTTCCCCAAACTGCCGTCAAAAAACAAGTTGATTACCGCCTTTCGGAAAACCGGCGCCATTTTGAACAGCATGGCCAGAAAAAAGAAGACATCGACAAAAAGCTTGACGAGATGCGTAAGGATCTAGAAGCGGTATCTGAAAAAGATGTTAAGGTATACTTCATCCTTGATAAGATCGCCGAACTGGAGAATATTTCAGTTACGGAAAATGAAAATGCTTTTCATAAAGTCATGGGATTTTTACTTAAAGAAGCCAAGTGGGAAGGAGAAAAATAA
- the kdsA gene encoding 3-deoxy-8-phosphooctulonate synthase — MNKTIKIGGVTISNDLPFVLIAGPCVIESKELVFKTATAIKKITAALNIPLIFKASYDKANRTSIASFRGLGMTEGLNVLEEVKEKLGIPVLSDVHSVDEMEQAAEVLDVIQIPAFLCRQTDLLLAAAKTGKVINIKKGQFLAPWDMKEAVKKVERQGNRKILLTERGVSFGYNNLVSDFRALAIMKQTGYPVVFDASHSVQQPGGLGKASGGKSEFIPLLSRCAIAAGCAAIFMEVHPQPAKALSDGPNMLPLENLKNLLIDLKAIDRIVKKR, encoded by the coding sequence ATGAATAAAACGATAAAAATCGGCGGTGTTACGATCAGTAATGACTTGCCGTTTGTTTTGATCGCCGGGCCTTGCGTTATTGAAAGCAAAGAATTAGTTTTTAAGACCGCGACCGCGATCAAAAAAATTACAGCGGCGCTTAATATCCCGCTTATTTTTAAAGCTAGCTATGATAAAGCCAATAGAACGTCTATCGCGTCGTTTCGCGGATTAGGTATGACGGAAGGTTTGAACGTCTTAGAAGAAGTGAAAGAAAAATTAGGAATTCCTGTTTTGAGTGATGTTCATTCTGTCGATGAGATGGAGCAGGCGGCGGAAGTTCTCGATGTGATCCAGATCCCGGCTTTTCTTTGCCGCCAGACGGATCTATTGCTTGCGGCCGCGAAAACCGGAAAAGTCATCAATATCAAAAAAGGACAATTTTTAGCGCCTTGGGATATGAAAGAAGCGGTCAAAAAAGTTGAACGCCAGGGAAATCGAAAGATCCTTTTAACCGAACGCGGGGTGAGCTTTGGCTACAATAATCTGGTGAGCGATTTTCGCGCGCTTGCGATCATGAAGCAAACGGGATATCCGGTTGTTTTTGATGCCTCGCACAGCGTTCAGCAGCCCGGCGGATTAGGAAAAGCTTCGGGAGGGAAAAGCGAATTCATTCCGCTTTTGTCTCGTTGTGCCATTGCGGCCGGTTGCGCGGCTATTTTTATGGAAGTCCATCCTCAGCCGGCGAAGGCTTTATCGGACGGACCCAACATGTTGCCACTGGAAAACTTAAAAAACCTTTTGATCGATCTCAAAGCCATTGATCGTATTGTTAAAAAAAGATAA